The Arachis ipaensis cultivar K30076 chromosome B07, Araip1.1, whole genome shotgun sequence genomic interval ttttttctttgtttttttcttgttaaaaatatgaaataagaagaattatgaATAGGTGAAATAGAAAGgagaagataaagaaaaaaagaagatgatgatgattaaGGTTCTGAAAATTAGACCAATCATTGAACTGCTCTAGTGACTAGTTCATTGGTTTACTAGTCTAACTGGTTTAACCGTGATTTAATCGGAATAACTAttttatgataaaataataaataaaatataaataaatatactaAGATTAACAAAAATGAACAAGATTTAACTAAGATTAACAAAATTTTCAATATAATTTTAACAAGTCAGCACAATAATAACATGCTTCAACAAAGATTAATAAAGTTTTCAATCCAATTTTAACAAAATTagcacaatgattaacaacaGAAAAAAAAGCAATGAATAAGAAAACATAGGCAATTTATCATCAAGAAACTTTAACAAAATTTAAAGTTATGAACAGTGTTTCAGTAATACAAATAGTGCAATTTTTACCAAACAACAAGCCAATAATAGAGTTATTAATTTAAAAGTGATCATCAAGCACAAGTAATATGCAAAATCAATCAACAAAGAACAAACACTAAGTACTCATTGAGCattcaagaaaaagaaagtaataaaggAACATTTAAAACATAGCAACAACACAACACCAATAGGAACATTTAAACAAAGGATttagatcctctaaagtttgaattttactttagagagtaaagtgtgatctctcaccatttattttataggtgggatgGTGCGTACGAATCTCCACACCTTCGTACAACagtaccaacaagtgcactgggtcgtccaagtaatacctgagcgagtcaaggtcgatcccactaggattgtggtttgaagcaagctatggttatcttgcaggtcttagtcaggcagatcagaaggttgatAGATAAATATTTATGAGATTATTATAATAGGGTGCTAATACTTTAAAGatagagttgaggattggagttgctttgcctttctgaattaactccggtattactgctctctttgtttgtaagtgatttcttcaatggcaggctgtatgtgattgacactggtttgagcagctgccaatactcctccagatctaaaccccaggtttagtgcggatccattctgattgagggtgaagctcatacagttcattctccttaatgatcttactcaaaacgccacagacaaggtcagatcttccggatcagagaatgctgcaccttgggttctagcctctaccacagagaccctgaTCTCCCCGAAAATCGGCTGAATTGatatctcgagaagtccccaacgaagtcgttgattagccgtctgagagacgtatattcaagctggtggttcatcattgtccgatgaaagacgcactttgaacccatgtagaatgtgataaccttatgtcagttcaacgcattcatattgatgaagaatgaatatacatcttagaattaatcaaacacagatcgaagagaaacagtaacacttttattaattcataggactcagcagggctcctcccctcaacctaggaggtttagaaacttataCTGATGTAAAACACaaggtaaaactcaaaaatagcataaaaaggtttgaattacataaatataatcccttaaatactaaataaatgactagtaagggtaaaatagtctatttagtgctaaaatccacatctggggtccacttggtgagtatttgggccgagctttgatgagatccacgtgctatgaggtctctgggcatggaatgccagctagggggtcctctttgggcgtttgtacattggtctctgctcttttgggcgctggacacctagaagggggcaggaagctggcgttggacgccagttttgggccttctaatccgaagcaaagtatgggctattatatatttctggaaagctctggaagtcagctttccatagccattgagagcgctccatttggacttctgtagctccaaaaaagctcttctaaatgcaaggaggtcagatccggacagcatctgtagtgctttctctgtctctgaatcatacttctgctccagctcctccatttcagcaagaaaatacctgaaattgcacaaaaacacaaaaactcacagtaaaattcaaaaatgtgaatttaacactaaaacctataaaaacttaataaaaactaaataaaatatactaaaaactatatgaaaatgatgccaaaaagcgtataaaatatccgctcatcatgggaCCAAGAATATATAtgagagagaaactattcaagggtataagatcacactttaccctctaaagtaaaaatttaaaatttagaggatccaaattcttaAACAAAAACCACAAAAAAATACCCAAGAATCACCATTGCAGAAAATAATAACTTAATACGTGTATGCTCAAAGAATCAAAGACTAAGCTTTGACAAACACACTGAGAAAGGAAAGAACACACAAATAAACGAACCTTCAATCACAGCTTAAACTAAAATTCACAATCCCCTCAAATTGAAGCAGCAATCAATTTGAAAAGGAAAACATCAAAAACAAAGATGACCCATTATTTCTTCCCTCACAAAAGGCTGATCATAATGAATAAGTAGAAACTCATGCTTCAGCAGCAAGATTTCAGCATAAATTTAATAATGATTAACAAGATTTTCAGTTGATCACAATTTTAGCAAGATTTCAGCACAATttatacaatgattaacaagctTTTTccaaagattaacaagaaaaaaaGCACAGCAGTGAACTAACCATTCAATAAttcaattaaatgcaagaaaccaaGGCAAAGAACAAAGAACGAAAAAAAATAAAGCCCTTCGTTCGGAGCGGAAGGTCAGAAGCGCGACGAAAACCAAGCAACAAGCACCATGACGGAGGCAGCAGAAGCGTGGTTGAGCAAACCAAGAGAAGACCGCGGACATCGAGCTCGAGGAAGAAGCTGCACTTGGTGAACGAGGAGATGAGTTGGAGACTTCGAGCTCGACGCCCAGACAAAGACGGTGGTGATGAGCATGACGAACAGCGGCAGAAGAGAGGCTGAGCAGACGAAGATTAACGACTGATGGCGAGCTCAAGGAAGAAGATTCGATTGTTGAATGAGGAAGAAGCGCGGACGACCGGACGAAGATGGATGAGCACGACGGGCAGCGGCAGTAAGTCTCACTCCTTGCGGTAGTGGGGGAGGCTACTACTagggtttctttttttttggtttttcatggTATCCCTCAGTCCGGTAAGCCAAGGACTAATCCGccgcggtactgagctccatttaagagtttgccgctggccaatggatagctgcatgcacaaggcggggttCGAACCctcgacacttgtttaagcagaCTAGTGAGCTAatcactagaccaacccaacttggttagggtttcttttttgttttgggaAAAATCCAAAAAAGTTCGTTTGAGGAGAATCAGAGAATGAAGATTGAAGACTTAAGGAGTGAACCTGCTTACAAAACGACGCTGTTTCTTGAAACCGGTCGGGTTTTGATTCAATTCGCTtgtaaatagtttttttttttttgcggttTCAAGGACTAGACCGAACCACAGAGACGTCCAATTCACCGTTGGACCAGTCCAATTAGTCGGTTCGGTCCGATTTTTAGAaccatgatgatgatgaaaaagaaagggAGAATGAAGAATTTTGAAATGTgcataatttatctaaaaaaataacACTAAATTTTTTAACTATAACATAAGAAATTTCTTAATTTTAACTCTAAAATTTTTTAACGGTAATATAGNNAATATAGAAATccaaaaaaatatagaaatattaacaaaagatataatttttttattattcttatttattttttgtaattatattttttaaatttttgtataaaaaataataataaattaaatttttttataatttattttttatatttaagttattattaaataaaatataaaaattctaatttttatatttttgtctttTAAATCTTGCTCTTAGTATCCTAAACTGTCCATAACAAAACGCCGCTATCCAGACATACTTGTACTTTCTAAGTTTCTATTACTTCAAGTTACAAGTTACCATTCATAATTTCACAGTAGATTCATGGTGACCAAGAAGAAATTGACGAAAAGGCCATTGGACTATTAGATATTGGTACTGTAAAAGACACTCGAAATTGATATTTTTAAGTTCTTGCATATTTAAATTTCGTCACTGCAATAGTTTAACTTACTTTGGATAGTTTTACTACCACAAGCAAAAATTATCCTAATTGCCTAACAAAAAAGGAAATATTGTCCTAATTTAATTTCAAGGACAATAATGCTTATTTCCTTAAATTAGTAGTCCCTAAAAAAAGTCATCCAAATCAGTTAGAGCATATCCACCATTATGTTGAAGCTTTCTTGGTCTTCATTTCCCTTCCAATGTCACTGATCAAATTCCTAAGGATAATTCTATGATAAAGACCTTTTTAcgttcagaaaataaaaagatctatgaacaaaaaataatattgatttgagcattattttcgaaaaagatcttttttttaatgattttttaaaagtttttttacaaaaatagaagtgattttatatttgaatatttcatgtaaaaatattattttatttatcaattatgtttagataaaataagatactaAACGCTGACAATAATGCCCTTCACttttattatcgacaaaaatatCGTTGGATAATTTAAAAACGTGCACCAAATGCCCGTCCGGCAAGTGATGCCTTCTCCGTTGACGGAAGTGTGTGATGTGGCAAATGGAAAAGCTTGTGTGGCAAACGAAAAGCTTACCTGGACCCGTTCCCAAATTTCCTAATTCAATTACCCTAATTCCCAATTGCAAAATGAGAACGTGATGCATCTGAATAGCCGTTCAACCATGGATGCAGCAGGTATGATGAAGCGAAGGTCTGCATCAATGGTAGAAGGCGGCAACGATAGGTGCGAAGACTCTGGTTCGAAGCAGTATGACGGTATGTGTCGTTGTTCTCTTGCTGTTGTTGCTCTGAGATCGAAGACGAATGCTAACCCAGGGAGGTGGTTCCTTCGGTGCCCACTATGGAAGGTAAGCATGACTAGGTTTTGGCCTCTAATGGGTCTTTGTAGTTATTCCTGTTTTAATGTATTTTGCACGTTATGATTGATTTGTTCTTCATGGGTTTTCAATTTGTGTTCTTGACAGAATAAAAATCAGGATTGCAAATATTTTCAATGGATTGATGAATTGAAAGagcaagacatggttgaagaggTGGAATATTCTTGGAACCACAAACCCAGGTTATCTTCAGGTggaaaactcaaacagaagagcACTAGGAAGCTGTCCGAATCAGTGGAGTATGAGGACATAGATCCCCTGGTGCTACCTGTTCTTACAAAAGAATTGAAGGAGAAATTAAGGAGGATTGAAATTCTTCTAATCATGATGTGCATTGGGGTTGCAATTGGTGTCTTCATCAATTTCTTTGCTCTGTTTAAGAACTGAGTTGAACTAATGTTAAATAGTGGATGAAGAGTAAATGTGAATGATTAGTGTGTATTTTGATAACTGTGAATGTGCCAAATTTGGTTGAAATAGGGAATGACAACTCTTGTATTGTGTTTTCATGGAACCTGATGTGTATTAAGAGTGTAGCAAATTATTCAACTATAAATTTGATGAGAACCTGATGTCAGTTGTGTTTTGCAAAGTGCAGTAAAACCAAATAGAATACTTGTAGTACAAACTTGGTAATTAACATTTAAATGTACTATATCTGATCACATTGACCATAACAGGTTACATAACGTTTATAACAATCCccaaaaagtaaataaacattCTCTGTAATTCAAGCATAACCTGTGATCAAGTGACAATGTTGCAATGACATAAGGAAAATCTACCACAAAAAGTACTTAACAGAGTCAAACACAACTTAGTTCAATATATCTGAAAACAACTTAAACAAGTCAGCTGAAAAGCTCATTAACACTCAAAACAAAGGATTCCTAAATCAGTTCTACAATGTCAAAAGACACTAATACAACACATTCATCATGGcttcttcttttgtttttgtgAAAGCTTTAAAGGTGCAGGTGTAGGCATGAATTCCATGAATCTCTTTGTGGTACCCTTGCTTGCTGCACTCATTGTTTGGTGAGAAACCAATGAGGGAGCACTGGAGCTAGAATTTGGCACATGCACTTGGGCTGAAGTATTGGGCTTCACATGAATATTGGACCTTCCAGCCACATTGGGCCTGACCTGTGGTGGTCTAAAAGGTACATTGGGCCTTACTGAGGTAGCCTTTGGAGTGGGAGCAGCAGCCACACTGGACCTGACCTATGGTAGCCTAATTGGATCATGTGCTAGTGCAATAGTAGATGGTGGTCTCATAATGGGGATCTTTGCCCTAGCACTAGATGCACCCCTCCTCACAAGTCTTGGAGCAGCAGCTACAGCACCAGCAACCTTTGGTGGAGCTGACTTGTTGATAGTGGTGGTTGAAGCAGATGCTGCTACAGGATCTGATTCCAACCCTTGGGCTTGCTACAAATTCAACACATAAATTCCAGAAGTCTGTGTATGTTGCAGAAAAAACAAGTACAAAGGTGTTAACATTGAAGCTAACCTCCATATCAGTTTGAGATTGGGGGTGCCCTTGTGTAACTTGTTGTTCATCAGCTGCCTCAAGAGTCTCCTCATAGTACATTTCTTGCTCTCTATCTGATATATCAGCAGCATCTTCTTGTTCATTTGCTGCTTCTGATGCAGTTTCGGCTGCTTGACTAGTATCTCTCCTAAgactttttttcttctctttacaTGTCCTTGCATTATGTCCTTGCTGCAGCATATACAATAGGTTAGCACATATTTAGAATACAAATTAACAAGTCATGTATACACTGATTTCAAGTACAAAACTAATGGGTTACTATCAAGTGAGGTGTTTACCTTTTTGCACCACTTACAAGTAGTTTGACCATACTTTCGCGGCATTTTGTATTGGCTATTACCCGGACGCTCAGATTCATGACGTGCTCTCTTTTTTGTAGGTCTTCCGATTGGTCTTTTGTACGAAGGAGGTAGACAAGGATAACCTTCATAGTCACCCCAATACTCTTCACTGGGTACAGAGTTAATGTGAAACTGATATGCCCTGTTGTAGTGCTCCATGCACAACCAGTGATGCACATAGTCCTCAGGCCGGTGATTCTTCCTTTGGATAGCAGCCACTCCATGACAACAGGACAATCCAGTCAGTTGCCACTTTCTGCAGGTACATGTTCTTTCTGGTGTGTTAACAGTAACCCTGTGTCCATGTCTCCTCACCTCAAATAAGTTATGCTCATCATCCCCAACCCACTGGGCCTCCCAGTAATTACCTTCTGCCAGAAATAAATTACAAGTATCCATACATATCCTGTCAATGTTGCTAACAGT includes:
- the LOC107607025 gene encoding uncharacterized protein LOC107607025; translation: MDAAGMMKRRSASMVEGGNDRCEDSGSKQYDGMCRCSLAVVALRSKTNANPGRWFLRCPLWKNKNQDCKYFQWIDELKEQDMVEEVEYSWNHKPRLSSGGKLKQKSTRKLSESVEYEDIDPLVLPVLTKELKEKLRRIEILLIMMCIGVAIGVFINFFALFKN